A genomic window from Candidatus Poribacteria bacterium includes:
- a CDS encoding exonuclease SbcCD subunit D, whose amino-acid sequence MRILHTADWHIGQRLHERQRTDEHKAFLDWLLDTIQEHQVELLLVSGDIFDTALPSSESTNLYYRFLYRLFNETDAYTVITAGNHDSARHLEAPREFLKMGKIYVVGLVTEPAECVFPFPPDNPRVMVAAVPYLYETELPHVSYETEIEKSERYRERFKALYADCVAAMPVGLPKILMGHLFVQGGKISDSERNVQIGGATAVHASDFPEDVSYVALGHLHRPQTIKGANYPIRYSGSPVPLRFNETGYRKKVYLLELSGDATLIRDEEIEIPIFKELRTVEGDEVAVLSQAMTGEWRGQYIQVKLKLDAPRVGISDEIRKAFSDRGGDVLSVEVELPETKQGPTIPVEDMKRPEEIFEQFHRVNYDGNPPDEILTQTFSELVQMVEESE is encoded by the coding sequence ATGAGAATACTGCACACTGCCGATTGGCATATCGGTCAACGGCTCCACGAACGTCAACGCACTGATGAACACAAAGCGTTTCTGGATTGGCTTCTCGATACAATCCAAGAACATCAAGTTGAACTTCTCCTCGTTTCAGGCGACATCTTTGATACGGCACTCCCCTCATCGGAATCAACGAACCTCTATTACCGATTCCTCTACCGCCTCTTTAACGAGACCGATGCATACACAGTGATTACTGCTGGCAATCACGATTCCGCTCGACACTTAGAGGCACCACGGGAATTTCTCAAAATGGGCAAAATTTACGTCGTCGGACTTGTCACAGAACCCGCGGAATGCGTTTTTCCCTTCCCACCTGACAACCCACGCGTCATGGTCGCTGCTGTTCCGTACCTTTATGAAACCGAGCTACCGCATGTCTCTTATGAAACGGAAATAGAAAAGAGCGAACGGTATCGTGAGAGGTTCAAAGCGTTGTATGCCGATTGCGTTGCTGCCATGCCTGTGGGACTCCCGAAGATTTTAATGGGGCACCTCTTCGTTCAAGGCGGAAAAATAAGCGACTCTGAACGGAATGTACAGATTGGTGGCGCGACCGCTGTCCACGCAAGTGATTTTCCTGAGGATGTGAGTTATGTTGCCCTCGGACACCTTCATAGACCACAGACGATCAAGGGTGCCAATTATCCGATCCGGTATTCAGGTTCGCCGGTTCCACTACGGTTCAACGAAACGGGGTATCGCAAAAAGGTATATCTATTGGAGTTATCTGGTGATGCCACGCTCATCCGAGATGAAGAAATTGAGATTCCTATTTTCAAAGAATTACGCACTGTAGAGGGTGATGAAGTCGCTGTTTTGTCACAAGCAATGACAGGCGAGTGGCGTGGACAGTATATCCAAGTCAAACTGAAATTAGATGCACCGAGGGTCGGTATCAGTGATGAAATTCGGAAAGCATTCAGTGACCGTGGCGGCGATGTCCTGAGCGTTGAAGTCGAGCTGCCAGAGACAAAGCAGGGACCGACAATTCCCGTTGAGGATATGAAGCGTCCCGAGGAAATCTTCGAGCAATTTCACAGAGTAAACTACGATGGTAATCCACCCGATGAAATCTTGACGCAGACTTTCAGCGAATTAGTCCAGATGGTTGAGGAATCCGAATGA
- a CDS encoding Gfo/Idh/MocA family oxidoreductase, whose product MLNWGVMGAGGIAYVFCNGMRFTDSGEILAVASRTQERLDRLANDFGIPRQYNDYADLLTDDDIDAVYIATIHPLHAEWAIKCAEAGKHLLVEKPISMSHAETAAMVDAARENDVFLMEAFMYRCHPQIAKMVELIQDGTIGNVQAIRATFGYRSGFNPQSRLYNREMGGGGILDIGCYTASMARKVAGAAANKLFLDPISVKGNGKIGPTGVDHIAAATLKFENDIIAEIICAVECNYGSNVIIYGTEGTITIPNPWLPSSPCRGARTPLPSDTTFPATQLIVQSSQNRETTEIIVPADRDLFTYEADTVAAHVADRQAPAMSWEDTLGNMQLLDAWREEVGIVS is encoded by the coding sequence ATGTTAAACTGGGGAGTTATGGGGGCAGGCGGTATCGCCTATGTCTTTTGCAACGGAATGCGTTTCACAGACTCAGGAGAGATTCTTGCAGTTGCCAGTCGCACCCAGGAACGCTTAGACAGACTCGCTAACGATTTCGGCATCCCTCGCCAATACAACGATTACGCCGATCTGTTGACAGATGACGATATTGACGCTGTCTATATCGCGACGATTCACCCGCTGCACGCGGAGTGGGCGATAAAATGTGCCGAAGCGGGAAAACACCTACTGGTTGAAAAACCGATCAGCATGAGCCATGCGGAAACCGCCGCGATGGTAGACGCTGCACGCGAAAACGATGTCTTCCTCATGGAGGCTTTTATGTATCGGTGCCACCCACAGATCGCCAAAATGGTTGAACTGATACAAGATGGCACAATCGGTAATGTCCAAGCCATTCGTGCGACTTTCGGTTACCGTTCAGGTTTCAACCCTCAGAGCCGTCTCTACAACCGTGAAATGGGGGGTGGTGGTATTCTTGACATCGGGTGTTATACCGCCTCAATGGCACGGAAAGTCGCGGGTGCAGCGGCGAATAAACTTTTTCTGGATCCGATTTCTGTGAAAGGGAACGGTAAAATTGGTCCGACAGGTGTAGACCACATTGCGGCAGCGACCCTGAAATTTGAAAATGACATTATCGCCGAGATCATTTGTGCCGTTGAATGCAATTATGGGAGTAACGTCATTATTTACGGCACGGAAGGCACGATAACGATTCCGAATCCGTGGCTGCCATCATCGCCGTGCCGTGGTGCGAGAACGCCGTTGCCATCAGATACAACCTTCCCCGCAACACAACTGATCGTTCAATCGTCCCAAAACCGAGAAACAACTGAAATAATAGTCCCTGCCGACAGAGATCTATTTACCTACGAAGCGGATACGGTAGCAGCGCATGTCGCTGATAGACAGGCACCGGCGATGTCTTGGGAGGACACACTCGGCAATATGCAGTTGCTCGACGCTTGGCGCGAAGAGGTGGGCATCGTTTCGTAA
- a CDS encoding phytanoyl-CoA dioxygenase family protein translates to MKNNGRILTAELEEMQVYGETRVGWDAHTPVNETVDADGNPPPDHRGFGVADPDSPKRRVYDDPEVEALREKLREHNGIRGLEICDPHEVKRAARIFHRDGFVVVRDLLTPEQLARWRDGCAEALRDILSIPGSGSRKYVAETGRLPHRYSYGTSSASRQMLHHLAWASMIDLPTTTPIVTEIFGSSDYRVWGSGGDLCLPGAIEYQHLHLDGRDPQHLSEARIAQAERLGVQLHRDDNGNLDVPSQKLIMEMTPPMVTINFIMCDLTWENGPIRQIPGTHTLQQNPPPPGDEPDWMKHSTLVGATAGSGVFRDNRAWHGATPNLSKEIRALPNVEYMAPWRTQHGFSRIMPHEIWETLTPDAQKLCDWIKAEPGVWPPGAGIMHPLASQREAAKKS, encoded by the coding sequence ATGAAAAACAACGGACGGATTTTAACCGCAGAACTCGAAGAGATGCAAGTCTATGGGGAAACACGAGTCGGATGGGATGCGCACACACCTGTCAATGAAACCGTTGATGCGGATGGAAACCCACCCCCGGACCACAGAGGGTTTGGCGTAGCGGATCCGGATTCTCCGAAACGTCGGGTCTACGATGATCCGGAAGTCGAGGCACTCCGTGAAAAACTACGCGAACACAACGGTATCCGCGGACTTGAAATCTGCGATCCGCATGAAGTCAAGAGAGCCGCTCGTATCTTCCATCGGGACGGGTTCGTTGTGGTGCGCGATCTGCTCACGCCAGAGCAACTCGCTCGTTGGAGAGACGGCTGCGCTGAGGCTCTCCGAGACATCCTTTCTATACCAGGATCTGGTAGTAGAAAATATGTGGCTGAAACCGGACGGTTGCCACATCGGTATAGCTACGGTACCTCTTCCGCTTCGAGACAGATGTTGCACCATCTGGCTTGGGCAAGCATGATTGACCTACCGACAACTACGCCGATTGTCACAGAGATTTTCGGATCTTCAGATTATCGCGTGTGGGGCTCTGGTGGCGATCTCTGTCTCCCCGGTGCTATAGAGTACCAACATCTGCATCTTGACGGTAGAGATCCACAACACCTCTCCGAAGCACGGATCGCCCAAGCGGAACGTCTCGGCGTTCAACTCCATAGAGATGACAACGGTAATCTTGATGTCCCGTCCCAAAAATTGATTATGGAGATGACGCCGCCGATGGTTACCATCAACTTCATCATGTGCGACCTCACTTGGGAAAACGGGCCGATTCGACAAATTCCGGGAACACACACGTTACAACAGAACCCGCCGCCGCCCGGGGACGAACCGGATTGGATGAAACATTCAACGCTCGTTGGTGCGACTGCCGGTTCCGGCGTATTCCGAGATAACCGGGCATGGCACGGCGCAACGCCAAATTTGTCAAAAGAAATTCGGGCACTCCCAAATGTTGAGTATATGGCACCGTGGCGTACACAGCACGGCTTCAGTCGGATTATGCCTCACGAAATTTGGGAAACTCTGACACCGGACGCTCAGAAATTGTGCGACTGGATCAAGGCTGAACCCGGAGTCTGGCCTCCAGGTGCGGGTATTATGCACCCACTGGCAAGCCAGCGCGAAGCCGCAAAGAAATCATAG